DNA sequence from the Vicia villosa cultivar HV-30 ecotype Madison, WI linkage group LG3, Vvil1.0, whole genome shotgun sequence genome:
GGAGTTGTGAAAGCTCTATTGATCTTGCACTTAGTGTTTTATGAAGGTGCGTGAAACACAAGATAGGAGGTTTGAATCAGGTTGCACCAAATATAATtttttcgcaattcaaaacacAAAGCTAACAGGTGAATAAAAAtagatgaacacaattatttttatcttggtccACTATTAACGAAGTTACTTCAGTCCACCTGCCAAGGTGATATTCCAttctcaataaggacttaattCACTATAACCAAACATATTACAGACAAAACACAACAAATTCGATGAACCTTGCGGCTAGTCCAAACAAGTCCGCTGATCTTTATTTCCAAGCTACAGACAACCACACTAAGTTTGATCAACTTTGTCAAGTTCAACTTATCCTTAATGACAAGCTGCAGACAACCACAAGAAGTCTGATCAACTTTGCGACTACCTTAACAAGTTTAGTTGATCCTTACTGTAAATCATAATGAATGCAGCCACTGTCTTCTTGGGAATTCTGACTACACTTAGTCCCCCAAGATACCCATCAACCACCGTTGATTTACAAAGATGTGTATACAAAGATGCTTCTAATAACTAGATTACATAAAGTTTAagtacaacaacaaaaaagtgtTGAAAGCAAGATATGAACAAAAGTTACTTgctaaaaaaacaaaactatacaaagaataTCTCTAATAGAGTTTGTGTAGAATGTTGAGTTCAGAACCTGATGACGTCATACGCCTTCTTACCAGAGTTAGAACCTGTTTAGCAAAAGCTACATTCTAGTTAGAAACCATTAGAGTATACAATTGTTCTCtaagataacatgtaaagttatcatcaaaactcaaggccAAATGCAAAACCAATCTTGCTCTTACATTTTAAACTTGCATTTGATTAGATATATGTTATATAGGCAAGAATAAGTCTTAAAATACTAAGGAGATGCACACACACTAAACTATTTTTAACTcttcatcttttttcaaaacttcTAAAAACTAATATTAGCAAGTGCTTAATGGAATAATAAGTGATTATTATGAAAGCAAAAAATCTTTGTCTAATCAATTAGAGCTTTCATCTAATTGATAAAGAAGCAAGTTTGCCTCCTAAACGATAAGGTGCTTTCATATGCTTCACATTGAGAGGAAGTATATGACCTGCAATGGAGTATGTTTTAAGGTGCTTTCATATGCTTCACATTGAGAGGAAGTATATGACCTGCAATGGAGTATGTTTTTAGCATAAATAAAAAGATCATGCAAGGTGATGTTTTATCAAAAAATTTGTTGGacattttcggaaatgcatctccgaaaatatcactaatttgttaattaaatcaGTTTAGTGAATAACAAAACCCCATAAATAAGTACAGGAGGTATTTCGGAGATGGATCTCTGAATACACCCAAACAGTTTGCTGAGATGCATCTTTgaaccatttttattttaaactagAGAGAATCTCAAAAACGTGAAGAATAGTGAGATTTTGGGTGCGTCCGGAGATAAAGAACATTTTTTTAGTTTTCAAGGGTGTGGAAGGCACCACTAAGGATGGAAACAACATTCCCctttataaaaatattcaatcaaaactatctaaaaaaacaaaagtttcattaatttctattgttattaaaagttaaaaCTATGGAGGAGAAAAAAGAATTAATTTCTTCAAAATCAAGTAAAACCAATGAAATCGTGTTAGATTCTGTCCGATTTTACATGCGGTCGGTTTAATTTGAAATTCATACCTAAACCCTAAACCTAATTGACTTTTCCTGTTGTTCCTTTTATGATGAATAAAGTGATGATCGTCATCACAAAAATATATCTGGTTCACTCAACAAGATTCTTCAATTTTTATGCATTTGATTGTTGTCTTCTGATCCCAGGTCAAATAACCGCATGTTTCCATAAATATTTACACTCAATTTGCTGTCATTAAAAAACATATAACATTGTCAGTGTAATACCATTGAGATACAATCTAACTATTTTGCTAGATTAATGATCATATAAACTAACTTGAAGAAACACACCTCTGTTACATGTTATAATCCATAGAGTGGAAGAAAGGTTTTGACAAAGGAGTATGCAAGCGCACCCGTGAAAACATAACTATCCGCTCTGTCGAGTACTCCACCTAAATTAGATGAAATCAATAAAATGTGTTTAATCTTCAAATATTTTTTGATGGAGAAAAAAATGAGGTGAAAACTGAACATGTGTGGTTCATCTGTAACGAAAAGTTAACACTCCTTAAAcatccaaatgacctataattacTGATTTACCAGATGCAACAATCTAAAGATGAACAAAATAGAAGGATCCTCATAAATTTCCTTTAATTCACTTGTAAATTTTCTTCTTATAATCAAGGAAAATAAACAATGCATCTCTAACAGAAATATTTAGTAAAGAGTCATTACCATGTCCAGGTATTAGGGAGCCAGAGTCTTTCACCCCAGCATCGCGTTTAATCATTGATTCTGTGAGATCGCCAAAAACTGACCCAAGGAAAGTCAGAATGCCAAGTGCTATGGCGCTGACAAAATTCCAGGAAAAACCACAAGTTAAGTGTTAACTGTTCACACTTCACAGGATATTTAAATTACACGGAAAATGTATGAATGTTCATCTTAAGCAGAACGGCGTTAACTTCAAGGACGGGTAAGAGTACCTTAATGGTGATACTGGCCAGCTGAATACTTTTGAAAGGACCAGGGAAGTAGCTATACAACCACAAAATCCTACAATAGTACCTTCCCATGTCTTCTTTGGACTTATTCTAGTAAGAGGCGTTCTGCCAAATGCCTGCATGAAGATACAAAAAGAAATTTCACAGTTGAAGACTAAAACACAAGCTATCACGAAAAATTCATAAGAACCAGTTAGACCGACTTTACAGCCACAGAACAATACTTTTGTGAAGGACAAAATATAAATAGTTATTTTTGCAAGCTAATTAGCTTGTATACCTTGCCACCAATGAATGCAAATGTATCAGCTGCAATAATGCTGCTTATGGAAATCAAAGTTGCCACAAGACCTACTGTCCAATGAGCTCGACCACCAAGAAGCACAGGCCATGTTGTTCCTAAACCTACAGAATAACAATCTATTAAGGACATATAATTCCTAATTCAAGCCATATAGTAAAAGGTAAAACAGAGTAGAAAAAGATGCTCAATTAAATATGCAGAAGTTAGCAAATAATTACAAATCTTCTAATTTCTAAACATCAATGAAGTTAGAAAATACAGTAGCATAATATTATTGGGGGAAGGGGGAATGAACCCTACTAaagattcaaatgaaaaatattctGAAGCTAAGGTTAGAGTCTgaaaatactatttctacaaaGATATAAACCAGTGCTGTCTatggcggagagccaaaatcccgccatacCAGACACTTTGCGGCGCCGTTATAGTCGATTATGGCGGAAAAACCCCACAATATCGGCCGGATATTTACCATTGCGACAAGCCCAAAAACCACCACGTATATCTTCCATATCGCCACAATTGCGGATATTTGATAACACTGGTATAAACGAATAATGAATCGTAGAGCCAGTGAGATTGGTAATTTTTTTATTGACGATAGAGAAATACTTACTTGTGTTCAAGGCCGGAGCTGCTAAACCACATCGAAGCTTAAcccaaaaacttggaagatatcCACAATAAAATAGCCCAAAGATGGCACTGCTTAGCTGTGCAAAACGGGCATTTCCTCTTTGCAAAAGTAATGTCATGGCCAAAACAAAAGCAGCAGATGTCACAGAAACATCAATATGACCACGATACCTGTCAAGAATCGGAAATAGATACTAATAAATCAGCAAGCAACATCAATAAGTCTTCCATGTCATAAAAAATGGATGTAAAAAAATTGTGCAAGTCTTTAAGATGCTCTCTACACAAGCTTTCTCGTGATAcagataaaaacaaagaaaccttaTAATTAAGGGGAAAACATAGATTAACCAGAAGTTTGGGACATTTCTACATTTGGTAAATatactttctattttttttacagATAATCCCCCTTGACATACTGAAATCATCAGATTTTTTGTTAGAGATGACAAAATTTTACAGCACATGTGCCTCATGAGTCATGCTCTGATCCACTTGAAAGGGTGTAAGCCAATCTTTGTCTTCTCCCCAACAACAGTAGCCAAAATCCTTCTTGCACGGGTAATTAATCATGTTGGTAGTTTGATGTGATGTAGCTGTGCAATGTAGGAAGACCAATAAagataagtttaaaaaaataatgtccCAAAGTTTAACTTAAGAAAATGGTTTATGTTAACACCAAGGTGGATTTTCAAGACGGAACAAACAATTGAAGAGAATTGTGAAAGGGAGAGTGAGATCAAGAAGATAACAAGAAAGGGTGGTGATACTGATATTGCTATCTTCTACATGGCTAAAGTTATCTAATCAATGAAATATAGTATCCTGTTATTGCTATCTTCTACATGGCTAAAGTTATCTAATCACGGATATATAGTATCATGAACCCTACATGTTAGAGTGTAAGATTACAAAACAGATGGTCCATGTAAATCTCATCAATCTAACTTCatacctaaacaaaaaaaaagaccGATTTGCTACCTGTGCCTAAGAACTAGATAGAAACTTGAAGATCAAGGAAAAGAAGTAAAGAAAATAACTATTTACAGAAtcaaagaaagtttatttatccTTCCCTCTAccattttttagttttatttcaacTTTTGTTTATGATATACACCATAAAGAGTATATATGATATAGAAAAGATCCAGAAAATAAACTGCATTCAACATGCAAAACAAACATTGCTAAAATTTCATTGTTAAATGCATGATACATTCAATTGGAAAATCATAAAAAGTATAGTAGAAATTGTGAGATGAAAGGATTCATGAAAAAATTAAGGCACACTAACTAAGCTTACATGACATATAGTGGCATTAAGGCACAAATGACAGAGCAGACTCGCGACACATATTGCGGAGGAGGTGTCATTCCTTCGGTAATTCCTTGACTTCCAATCAATTCAAAATATTCACGTGAACCAGCAAAGACAGCTGCCGCCATGGCTACCGCAAAAACCCATCCTCCGGCCAAAATAATAGCGCCAGCAGAAATCCCAATGCCAAGTCCAAAAACAACTCTGTTCTTAAGCTGACTACCCTGTTGTTGAGATTTCAAGAGCAAATCCTCCTACAATAGAAAACCAGGGATCCCATTAACTCCTTATTGAATGCCACCATAAACCTTTTAGCACATAGTATATATAGCTATGTTGCactgacacctctgaaaaaagtgTGTATGTGTCAGTGTTGGTATCCGAAATTAATACCAATACTTGTGACtacgtttaatttattcaactttttttaattattatcagtGTCGATGTGTCAGTGGTGGTGTCAACGTGTCGTGTTtcaggtgtccgtgcttcatagataTATAGTTATACcacaaatttttaattaaaaataaatcataattaaaCACATAATTAAATGGAGTAGATTCACAATTCCGCccagaacaaaaaaaaaaactataactaTTTCCCAACTGTTTCTGTCTATACAGATAAAGAGCCAGACTCCTCCAAAGCTAACTAACTTTCAAATATAAAGTGAGTACTATCAGTTATTGATTAACAAATTAAAGGGATCCTAATATATAAATTTTTCGATATATACGATGAATTGAATGGCGAGCAAGTAGTTACCTTTTGGGCATTGAGTGGAGGAAGCCGGTCCGGTTCAGGTTGATTGACGGAGGATACGATGAACCGGGGGTAAGGCGGTTGGCGAGTGAACCGGATAAATGGTTTGGGAGAAGGGTGAAGGAGGAGAATTTGAGATTGGGAGGAGAAAGGGCGGTAATTGGGAATGAAGTTGTGATGAAGAGAGGGCGAGGGCGAGTTGGAAAGTGCCAGTTGAGTCATCACGACGAGTGAAAGGAAAAGtggaatttttttctttattcactaTAAATAAAAAGGTAGAAGTTAATCCTTCTCAATTTTGTTTGTACTATGTCGCCAAATTAGTAAGCTTTGTACTTACCGATTAAATAAAAGTATGATTTATAGTGATCAAATTCAAATCACCTCAAATAAAACTTCATAAGCGATCGTTAATTGATTTAATGATAATAGATGATCAACTAAAAAGCTGCAATTGGAAGGATTTAGAACTACCCTAATCAAATTGTATTATTCAATGGGTAGAATTTTTTTTCCTTAGCACCGATTCTGATTTACATAGTAGATTGACTAATTCAGCTTGTGTTACGGAGGCACGTGCACTGACCATGTCAAAAATCGAACTCTATAtttaaaattgtaaataaaattagtgtcttttatattaattttattaatgaaTTATTATTCCATGATTTCATCCGATTTCTTTCATCAATAATAAATACAATTTTTGCGGTTAATTAGTCCATGATTTTCTCATATGTGATATATTATACAATccttaatttattttaacttttatataAAGACAAAATCATGGGTTAATAGTTATTTACCCATGTTATATGGGGTTTTTATGAAAAATTCCCtgtaaaaaaaatcacattaatgaccctataattttgaaaaaatcaCTATTAAAACATTCTCCATGTCAAGTCATCCAAAATGTTGACGTGGAATAGTTAGTCATCCAAAATCACTTTTAAAATCTTCTCCATGTCAAGTCATTCAAAATCACTATAAAAACAACAACTTAACtgtttattgttaaaaaaaataaatagttgATCATTTTTGTAATATAAAACAATACTTCAAAtacattattataattatttgtaAACTAAAAGATAATCTAAGTATTATTAAACCATTTGAAAGTACAAACCATTTTTACATTATTATAGTATTTTCTAATATAGCATCATTTTTTTTGTTGGTTAAAATTTCATTATTTAAAGTTGAATAAATGGATGTCACGGATTCAAACTCATACCCTGCCTTGGAATTTCATTATTTAAAGTTGCAGTTTAATGTTTGTGATCATTTTTTGTCACGAGTTTGTACCCACATTGCTGTTTGGTGTTTGTGCAGAGCTACCAACCTTACTGCCTTAACATAACCTATTATCATTCTTTTATTAATAAGGTTCAGGTCTTACTCCATGGTAACAATTTTCTCCTCCCTCTTAACAAACTAACCACTGACAattcattataaaaaaattgtttttgcttgattttgtttTCTAGTATCCAGTTTTAAATTGAAGGATCTCTTGTACTCTCATCTTGATACATCCTTAGTTTTTGTTGATTAATAACAGAGCAACACAATTCTAAAGAACATTGAAACAAATTATTTGATACAAATATATCTGATAAACACTCCTTGATAGCTATGTTGAGTGATGATAAACACTCCATAAACTAGTAGACAGCAGCAAAGTTTATTCATAATGATACCGAGTAACAATCGTCACAAGCATAAATGTCACCAATGTCAAGAAAATTATTCATCAGAACACCAAGCAAATGAAAAATTGGCTCAACAGTTACACCAATAAACACGCTTGTTTGATGAGCAACTTAAATATTAGTGATTACCACCAAAATCAAAGGTTTACAAAGCATACATCAAACAAACAGAATAAATAAAACACTCTCCAAAGAATATTCATGTAGTAAATCCAATCACGCTATTCGTACCAGTACCTTATTCTTTTTTCCTGCAGATAAAAGGAGAACTTTACCATCCACTATATCGGCTTCCTCAATCCTCTTATTTTCACTATCTACTCGGCTATTATTCAAGTAAAGACCTCCTTGCTTTAACAACCGGCGCACAGCAGATTTGCTGTCGAACAAACCAGAAGAAACTGAAAGATCAaccaaagactgattcaaaaccTCGTCATAAGCTAAAGAACAAGACGGAACATCCTCTGCAATCCCCTCGATAGTTTTCCAATCCAACTTTGTCTCAGATCCCGGCTTCAATGCTTCAGTTGCTCTAAGAGCTTCTCTCAAACCATCTTCACCGTGAACAAATCGGGTAACTTCTTCAGCAAGCCTCCGCTGAGCAGTATTAGGCACATATCCAGGCTTCTTCGTCTCTTCCTCCAACTTAACTATCTCATCGATATCCAAAAAGGTAAGAATCTTCAAAAACCTAATAACATCAGCATCTGGAACAGAGAAAAAATACTGATAAAACTTGTACGGAGACAAGAAAGACGGAGACAACCAAATTGCACCGTCCTCAGATTTAC
Encoded proteins:
- the LOC131662186 gene encoding phosphatidate cytidylyltransferase 4, chloroplastic-like, coding for MTQLALSNSPSPSLHHNFIPNYRPFSSQSQILLLHPSPKPFIRFTRQPPYPRFIVSSVNQPEPDRLPPLNAQKEDLLLKSQQQGSQLKNRVVFGLGIGISAGAIILAGGWVFAVAMAAAVFAGSREYFELIGSQGITEGMTPPPQYVSRVCSVICALMPLYVMYRGHIDVSVTSAAFVLAMTLLLQRGNARFAQLSSAIFGLFYCGYLPSFWVKLRCGLAAPALNTSLGTTWPVLLGGRAHWTVGLVATLISISSIIAADTFAFIGGKAFGRTPLTRISPKKTWEGTIVGFCGCIATSLVLSKVFSWPVSPLSAIALGILTFLGSVFGDLTESMIKRDAGVKDSGSLIPGHGGVLDRADSYVFTGALAYSFVKTFLPLYGL